One stretch of Bombus terrestris chromosome 5, iyBomTerr1.2, whole genome shotgun sequence DNA includes these proteins:
- the LOC100651003 gene encoding E3 ubiquitin-protein ligase synoviolin A, with the protein MREAGIMLISTALTCAVIGNAYYQRKQFYPTVVHITKSNPSMTVIYTQGLILVFMINAFFRKIFFGTLRAAELEHLLEKVWYAVTETCLAFTVFRDDFSPKFIALFTLLLFLKSFHWLAEDRVDYMERSPVITWLFHLRVGTLLALLFAINLTMIHYAYNTTATKGPSVQLVFGFEYAILLTVVFNISVKYILHTIDLQSENPWDNKPVFLLYTELIIGLLKVILYVAFVTLMVKLYTLPLFALRAMYYTMRDFRKAFHDIVMSRRAIRNMNTLYPDATAEELAAADNVCIICREEMVSASKKLPCNHIFHTACLRSWFQRQQTCPTCRLNILRPVNNNQGNRQQNQAQAGPQVPQAPQAPGFNPIVQVLPAFWAGMQAAGAPAALQQQQQQPQQQQVSNATTQQQQAQNSGPNTPSTSFQNLAASGVPLFPPPFPTMVPLPPIPTPPPNLTELSEEELRAMEGNLRQAVEARIQTLQRIQLLLDAASAMMNQYQTAAVTANIPVPTATNNTNVTTDISSMAKQGTSKTACPELNSEQPQDNAEMNVPTANSPNDNVNTLSGINGNDVAPESSIRNDTESSSEQEMLRRRRLQKFSAHKCS; encoded by the exons ATGAGAGAGGCTGGAATAATGTTAATAAGCACAGCATTAACATGTGCTGTGATAGGCAACGCGTATTATCAAAGAAAACAGTTTTATCCAACAGTAGTTCACATAACCAAATCCAACCCTAGTATGACG GTAATCTATACACAAGGATTGATTCTAGTATTTATGATAAATGCTTTCTTTCGAAAGATATTTTTTGGTACCCTACGTGCTGCTGAACTTGAg CATTTGTTGGAAAAAGTATGGTATGCAGTAACTGAAACTTGTCTAGCATTTACAGTATTTAGAGATGACTTTAGTCCAAAATTCATAGCACTATTCAcacttcttttatttttgaaatcatTTCACTGGTTGGCAGAAGATCGTGTAGATTAT ATGGAAAGAAGTCCTGTAATAACTTGGTTATTCCATCTTAGAGTTGGTACTCTATTGGCATTACTGTTTGCTATAAATTTAACCATGATTCATTATGCTTATAATACAACAGCAACAAAAGGTCCCTCAGTGCAACTTGTTTTTGGTTTTGAATATGCCATTCTCTTAACTGTTGTATTCAATATTAGTGTAAAgtatatattacatacaataGATCTACAAAGTGAAAATCCATGGGACAATAAACCAGTATTTTTATTGTACACAGAATTAATAATTGGGCTGTTGAAG GTTATTTTATATGTTGCTTTTGTCACTTTGATGGTCAAATTATATACTTTACCTTTGTTTGCACTTCGTGCAATGTATTATACAATGAGAGACTTTAGGAAAGCGTTCCACGATATTGTAATGTCGCGTCGAGCTATCAGAAATATGAATACATTATATCCAGATGCTACGGCAGAAGAATTAGCTGCTGCTGATAATGTATGCATTATATGCAG GGAAGAAATGGTGTCTGCAAGTAAAAAGTTACCATGTaatcatatttttcatactGCCTGCCTTCGTTCTTGGTTCCAACGTCAACAAACGTGTCCCACATGCCGTTTAAATATCTTAAGACCTGTTAATAACAATCAAGGAAATAGGCAACAAAATCAAGCACAAGCAGGACCACAAGTGCCTCAAGCTCCACAAGCACCAGGATTTAATCCAATTG TTCAAGTCCTCCCAGCATTTTGGGCTGGGATGCAAGCTGCAGGGGCACCAGCAGCTttacaacaacagcaacaacagccaCAACAGCAACAAGTTTCAAATGCGACAACACAGCAACAACAAGCTCAAAATAGTGGGCCAAATACTCCATCAACCTCATTTCAAAATTTGGCAGCTAGTGGTGTACCGTTGTTTCCTCCACCATTCCCAACTATGGTACCGTTGCCTCCTATTCCTACGCCACCGCCGAACCTTACAGAATTAAGTGAAGAAGAACTTAGAGCAATGGAAGGTAATTTACGACAAGCCGTTGAAGCTAGAATACAAACGTTGCAAAGAATTCAGCTTCTATTAGATGCTGCCAGTGCTATGATGAACCAATATCAAACAGCAGCTGTTACTGCTAA TATTCCAGTGCCAACTGCAACAAATAACACGAATGTTACAACAGATATTTCTTCAATGGCAAAACAAGGAACATCTAAAACTGCATGTCCTGAACTTAACAGTGAGCAACCACAAGATAACGCTGAGATGAATGTTCCTACTGCAAATTCTCCTAATGATAATGTAAATACGTTATCAGGCATAAACGGTAATGATGTAGCTCCAGAATCATCAATTAGGAATGACACGGAATCTTCAAGTGAACAAGAAATGCTACGAAGACGTAGGCTACAAAAATTTTCAGCTCATAAATGTTCGTAA